In one Corallococcus sp. EGB genomic region, the following are encoded:
- a CDS encoding non-proteolytic archaemetzincin-like protein: protein MPQKTLLLVTVGSPPSALVNALQEPLATHLGVSAAVSRMALSSPAYAFNKDRSQYHCNAIMRRLGTVLDEARRDAGPGDGRPDLVMGVTDADLFEPDSPFVFGQADRESRVAVMSLFRLRQGAEGEQLRRRVQVEAVHQAGHLIGLSYCEDSRCVMFFPQSAQDIDRKSLGPCNVCRNELNRLNR from the coding sequence ATGCCGCAGAAGACGCTCCTGCTGGTCACCGTGGGCAGTCCACCGTCCGCGCTCGTGAACGCCTTGCAGGAACCGCTGGCGACACACCTGGGCGTCAGCGCGGCCGTGAGCCGCATGGCGCTGTCCTCTCCGGCCTATGCCTTCAACAAGGACCGGAGCCAGTACCACTGCAACGCCATCATGCGCCGGCTGGGCACGGTGCTGGACGAGGCGCGGCGGGACGCGGGCCCGGGTGACGGGCGGCCGGACCTGGTGATGGGCGTGACGGACGCGGACCTCTTCGAACCGGACTCACCCTTCGTCTTCGGCCAGGCGGACCGCGAGTCCCGGGTCGCGGTGATGAGCCTGTTCCGGCTGCGCCAGGGCGCGGAGGGCGAGCAGCTTCGCCGCCGCGTGCAGGTGGAGGCGGTGCACCAGGCAGGCCACCTCATCGGGCTGTCGTACTGCGAGGACTCGCGCTGCGTGATGTTCTTCCCGCAGTCCGCGCAGGACATCGACCGCAAGTCGCTGGGCCCCTGCAACGTCTGCCGCAACGAGCTGAACCGCCTCAACCGCTGA
- a CDS encoding VWA domain-containing protein — protein MKQTAWAVERDAEGGREVLLLVTLEAEAETPRAPVAVNLVIDRSASMRGAPLAAAVEAARALVERAGSKDYVGLLTFDADAEQVLPVRAMEAGAKSAFLKALSRLESGEGTALHEAVEHGAEAVRRVLVPGARPQLLMLTDGEPSVGPTALGEFKVLGQRVHDSGVALHALGLGKHYLPEILEALTGPSGTGFTHVDDAEGLPLAVGALGAELFGEVVADARVYVLPTGFADLRCRHRYPSRVEGDAMSAALGAVSHAFPRRVLFAGVLEKGDWNLTVTASYTENGDTRRLSVPVTRLLPESDEGRFVRAVSAELELVSYEAAAWKALSRRQQDAAERALEGADKGLYKLARLGSAEVPAQRHVDRLADLRRAVERRAAQPSALGVRRAQSEVSRITMSRIGPALPMPAPAAPAPVRAALPAAANGGAPPAGTLDSAAMLPWKTGNTES, from the coding sequence ATGAAGCAGACGGCCTGGGCAGTGGAGCGCGACGCGGAAGGCGGCCGCGAAGTGCTGCTGCTGGTGACCCTGGAGGCCGAAGCGGAGACGCCTCGGGCCCCGGTGGCGGTGAACCTGGTCATCGACCGGAGCGCGTCGATGCGGGGCGCGCCATTGGCGGCGGCGGTGGAGGCGGCGCGCGCGCTGGTGGAGCGGGCGGGCTCCAAGGACTACGTCGGCCTGCTCACCTTCGACGCGGACGCGGAGCAGGTGCTGCCCGTGCGCGCCATGGAGGCGGGCGCGAAGTCGGCCTTCCTGAAGGCGCTCTCCCGCCTGGAGTCCGGCGAGGGCACCGCGCTGCACGAGGCCGTGGAGCATGGCGCGGAGGCCGTGCGTCGCGTGCTGGTGCCGGGCGCCCGGCCGCAGCTGCTCATGCTCACGGACGGCGAGCCCTCCGTGGGGCCCACCGCGCTGGGCGAGTTCAAGGTGCTGGGCCAGCGGGTGCACGACTCCGGCGTGGCGCTGCACGCGCTGGGGCTGGGCAAGCACTACCTGCCGGAGATCCTGGAGGCCCTCACCGGGCCGTCCGGCACGGGCTTCACCCACGTGGACGACGCGGAGGGCTTGCCGCTGGCGGTGGGCGCGCTGGGCGCGGAGCTGTTCGGCGAGGTGGTGGCGGACGCGCGCGTGTACGTGCTGCCCACGGGCTTCGCGGACCTGCGCTGCCGCCACCGCTACCCGTCGCGCGTGGAGGGGGACGCGATGAGCGCCGCGCTGGGGGCGGTGTCGCATGCGTTCCCGCGCCGCGTCCTCTTCGCGGGCGTGCTGGAGAAGGGCGACTGGAACCTCACCGTCACCGCCTCGTATACGGAGAACGGCGACACGCGGAGGCTGTCCGTGCCGGTGACGCGCCTGTTGCCGGAGAGTGACGAGGGCCGCTTCGTGCGCGCTGTGTCCGCGGAGCTGGAGCTCGTGTCTTATGAGGCCGCCGCCTGGAAGGCGCTCTCCCGCCGTCAGCAGGACGCGGCCGAGCGGGCGCTCGAAGGGGCGGACAAGGGGCTCTACAAGCTGGCGCGCCTGGGCTCCGCGGAGGTGCCCGCGCAGCGGCACGTGGACCGCCTGGCGGACCTGCGCAGGGCGGTGGAGCGCCGGGCCGCCCAGCCGTCCGCGCTGGGGGTGCGGCGGGCCCAGTCGGAGGTGTCGCGCATCACCATGAGCCGCATCGGACCGGCGCTCCCCATGCCGGCCCCGGCGGCTCCTGCTCCGGTCCGGGCGGCCCTCCCCGCCGCGGCGAACGGCGGGGCACCCCCGGCGGGAACCCTGGACAGCGCGGCGATGCTCCCCTGGAAGACGGGCAACACCGAGTCGTAA
- a CDS encoding metallophosphoesterase, with the protein MRPGEDRAVRDTRVGQAEADALTVEVEGGLASVRTLASGTLELWGQAPVFTTRVTASADARTDWLFTVHNAMPDAALDAVDEAGSPLGVVALPDAHPTVKVWRVALRPGTTARLTVAPPDWGTREPFRFAALADVQEALSKVGDIYARLNQDPTLRFIFFAGDLTEFGTREQLEEFQRRLEADSRIPLFATLGNHETFTDDAREYQRLVGRGSQHFVFRGVHFSLVDSGSSTVDPLVEEALDGWLEEARDAVHVVAMHIPPLDPIGVRGGGFAVRNEAAGLVGKMARAGVDLTLYGHIHSYYSFSNAGIPAFISGGGGAIPERFDGVGRHFLAVDVDPSVGVREVGLVRVD; encoded by the coding sequence ATGCGCCCCGGCGAGGACCGCGCGGTGCGGGACACGCGCGTGGGGCAGGCGGAGGCGGACGCGCTCACGGTGGAGGTGGAGGGCGGGCTCGCGTCGGTGCGGACGCTGGCGTCGGGGACGTTGGAGTTGTGGGGTCAGGCGCCGGTGTTCACCACGCGCGTCACCGCGAGCGCGGACGCGCGGACGGACTGGCTGTTCACGGTGCACAACGCGATGCCGGACGCGGCGTTGGACGCGGTGGATGAAGCGGGCTCGCCGCTGGGGGTGGTGGCGCTGCCGGACGCGCACCCGACGGTGAAGGTGTGGCGCGTGGCCCTGCGGCCGGGGACGACGGCGCGGCTGACGGTAGCGCCGCCGGACTGGGGCACGCGCGAGCCGTTCCGGTTCGCGGCGCTGGCGGACGTGCAGGAGGCGCTGTCCAAGGTGGGGGACATCTACGCGCGGCTGAACCAGGACCCCACGCTGCGCTTCATCTTCTTCGCGGGGGACCTGACGGAGTTCGGGACGCGCGAGCAGCTGGAGGAGTTCCAGCGGAGGCTGGAGGCGGACTCGCGCATCCCGCTGTTCGCGACGCTGGGCAACCACGAGACCTTCACGGACGACGCGCGCGAGTACCAGCGGCTGGTGGGCCGGGGCAGCCAGCACTTCGTCTTCCGGGGCGTGCACTTCAGCCTGGTGGACTCCGGCAGCAGCACGGTGGATCCGCTGGTGGAGGAGGCGCTGGACGGCTGGCTGGAGGAGGCGCGCGACGCGGTGCACGTGGTGGCGATGCACATCCCGCCGTTGGATCCGATTGGCGTCCGGGGGGGAGGCTTCGCGGTGCGCAACGAGGCGGCGGGGCTGGTGGGGAAGATGGCGCGGGCGGGGGTGGACCTGACGCTCTACGGCCACATCCACAGCTACTATTCATTCTCGAACGCGGGCATCCCGGCGTTCATCTCCGGAGGGGGCGGGGCGATCCCGGAGCGCTTCGACGGGGTGGGGCGGCACTTCCTGGCGGTGGACGTGGATCCGTCGGTGGGGGTGCGAGAGGTGGGCCTGGTGCGGGTGGATTGA
- a CDS encoding RtcB family protein, with product MMPRVLEVPPGAVPLLAWARTVPAAALEQLQQLAAQPYVTEHVAVMPDVHLASGVAVGTVFATEAHVVPGALGNDLGCGVSAHRFAFPAASLSRADLERLLSQLARVIPVGDAVHRGRGLPLPPGLESTPLSTQKLAHAWERLAPRHLGTLGGGNHFLELDRDGAGDLWLLIHSGSRGVGGAVGEHHQRVARALGQGTPPALSTATEAGQACVRDVDLACRFARANRDVLAARALEVLSDLLGITPDADRTVDVHHNHIASEPHFGRTLWVHRKGAVGLDAGARGLIPGSMGTASYVVEGLAEPRAFRSCSHGAGRVLTRTEARARIRPDALAHALRRVVFDPGRAHALVEEAPAAYRDLTEVLEDEADLVTPRVRLTPLAVLKG from the coding sequence ATGATGCCCCGTGTCCTCGAAGTGCCACCGGGTGCCGTGCCCCTGCTCGCCTGGGCGCGCACGGTGCCCGCGGCGGCCCTGGAGCAGCTCCAGCAGCTCGCCGCGCAGCCCTACGTCACGGAGCACGTGGCGGTGATGCCGGACGTGCACCTCGCTTCGGGCGTGGCGGTGGGCACCGTCTTCGCCACGGAGGCCCATGTCGTCCCCGGCGCGCTGGGCAACGACCTGGGCTGCGGCGTGAGCGCGCACCGCTTCGCCTTCCCCGCCGCCTCGCTGTCGCGCGCGGACCTGGAGCGGCTCCTGTCCCAGCTCGCCCGGGTCATCCCGGTGGGGGACGCGGTGCACCGGGGACGTGGCCTGCCCCTGCCACCCGGGCTCGAGTCCACTCCGCTGTCCACCCAGAAGCTGGCCCATGCCTGGGAACGGCTGGCGCCGCGTCACCTGGGCACGCTCGGGGGAGGCAACCACTTCCTGGAGCTGGACCGCGACGGCGCGGGGGACCTCTGGCTGCTCATCCACTCCGGCTCGCGGGGCGTGGGGGGCGCCGTGGGGGAACACCACCAGCGCGTGGCCCGGGCGCTCGGCCAGGGCACGCCGCCCGCGCTGAGCACCGCCACCGAGGCGGGCCAGGCCTGCGTCCGTGACGTGGACCTGGCGTGCCGCTTCGCCCGCGCGAACCGGGACGTGCTCGCGGCCCGGGCCCTGGAGGTGCTGTCCGACCTGCTGGGCATCACCCCGGACGCGGACAGGACGGTGGACGTGCACCACAACCACATCGCCTCCGAGCCCCACTTCGGCCGCACGCTCTGGGTCCACCGCAAGGGCGCGGTGGGGCTGGACGCGGGGGCCCGGGGGCTCATCCCCGGCTCCATGGGCACGGCCTCCTACGTCGTCGAGGGGCTCGCCGAGCCCCGGGCCTTCCGCTCCTGCTCACACGGAGCGGGCCGGGTGCTCACCCGCACGGAGGCCCGGGCCCGCATCCGCCCGGACGCGCTGGCCCACGCCCTGCGCCGTGTGGTGTTCGACCCGGGCCGGGCGCACGCCCTGGTGGAGGAGGCGCCCGCCGCCTACCGGGACCTCACCGAGGTGCTGGAGGACGAGGCGGACCTCGTGACGCCCCGCGTCCGGCTCACGCCCCTGGCCGTGCTGAAGGGCTGA
- a CDS encoding ribosome-binding factor A codes for MSSSKHRRSRASVRRSGSSLFHSESPSARHLRVQSTLSEDISLLFRSELSDPRLEDLSLASFELSPDGRIASIGYTLPHDADSATVKEALTRAEGFLRSRLAEHLNLKRTPHLRFVLVGIAPRTEPEDGEGGDA; via the coding sequence ATGTCTTCTTCCAAGCATCGCCGTTCCCGCGCGTCCGTCCGGCGCTCGGGCTCCTCGCTGTTCCATTCCGAATCGCCGTCCGCGCGTCACCTGCGCGTCCAATCCACCCTCTCCGAGGACATCTCGCTGCTCTTCCGGAGTGAGCTGTCCGACCCCCGGCTCGAAGACCTCTCCCTGGCGTCGTTCGAGCTGTCCCCCGACGGCCGCATCGCGAGCATCGGCTACACGCTGCCGCACGACGCGGACTCCGCCACCGTGAAGGAGGCCCTCACCCGGGCGGAGGGCTTCCTGCGCTCGCGGCTCGCGGAGCACCTGAACCTCAAGCGCACCCCGCACCTGCGCTTCGTCCTGGTGGGCATCGCCCCACGCACGGAACCCGAGGACGGGGAAGGAGGTGACGCATGA
- a CDS encoding (Fe-S)-binding protein yields MNPIITGLLLAGFVSIFVITMSGRVGVLLAMKKENRLDHIPYRVAQLVRFGLGQKRMVDPEEFTPGLFHIFIYAAFMVLALRTIMLFVMGFSSTALDVLTDLSHPAWDAAPPLLLLYKVYLLTKDIVAGLALLGVAFFVWTRWKVKPDRMSQSWEAYLILGFIAGLMITEFMFGGSHMVAAHAAAQQVPVGATQVPAAPAAMVWWEPLTSLTGLAMMPLGHSAAHVLGVAGFFTHLTIILAFLNFLPLGKHFHIITGLPNVFFQRTHSTGKLPTPNLEKEEFGAATVKDLTWKNGLDLYSCTECGRCQTHCPTYITGKPLTHKGVNQDLKHWIWDNERWVEEGYGPSGAKEPLPEIVGTALKAETVWACTSCGWCEQACPVFIENVPRLIDMRRYQVQVKAEFPPEIQRVFEGMERQGNPWGLGQDRRDEWAEDLALPTWGDGGEYEYLFFVGCAGSYDDKQKKVSRALVKIMREAGVSFATLSKQEMCNGDSARRMGNEYLYQTLAKTNVESWNAMGVKAVITQCPHCFNTIKNEYPEFGGEYRVINHTQLINELLKDKRIKLSSVMNAGTKLTYHDPCYLGRHNGVYDAPREVLQSIPGLEVVEMQRSKREGFCCGAGGGRMWMEEHIGTRINHNRMNEAALTLKHAEDPNTPFPDATDKKKPGMVGDYKEPGGKGIVAVACPFCSTMLNDAKNDTGREQIQIKDITELVADSMEVSSNKGGTVAPSPVVSAKPE; encoded by the coding sequence ATGAACCCCATCATCACCGGCCTGCTCCTCGCAGGCTTTGTTTCCATCTTCGTCATCACGATGTCCGGCCGCGTGGGCGTGCTGCTCGCGATGAAGAAGGAGAACCGGCTGGACCACATCCCCTACCGCGTGGCGCAGCTGGTGCGCTTCGGGTTGGGCCAGAAGCGCATGGTGGACCCGGAGGAGTTCACGCCGGGCCTGTTCCACATCTTCATCTACGCGGCGTTCATGGTGCTGGCGCTGCGCACCATCATGCTGTTCGTGATGGGGTTCTCGTCCACGGCGCTGGACGTGCTCACCGACCTGTCCCACCCGGCGTGGGACGCCGCGCCGCCGCTGCTGCTGCTCTACAAGGTCTACCTGCTGACGAAGGACATCGTGGCGGGGCTGGCGCTGCTGGGCGTGGCGTTCTTCGTGTGGACGCGCTGGAAGGTGAAGCCGGACCGCATGTCCCAGTCCTGGGAGGCCTACCTCATCCTGGGCTTCATCGCGGGCCTGATGATCACCGAGTTCATGTTCGGCGGCAGCCACATGGTGGCCGCGCACGCCGCCGCGCAGCAGGTGCCGGTGGGCGCCACGCAGGTGCCGGCCGCTCCGGCCGCGATGGTCTGGTGGGAGCCGCTCACCAGCCTGACGGGCCTGGCGATGATGCCCCTGGGCCACTCGGCGGCGCACGTGCTGGGCGTGGCGGGCTTCTTCACCCACCTGACCATCATCCTGGCGTTCCTGAACTTCCTGCCGCTGGGCAAGCACTTCCACATCATCACGGGCCTGCCCAACGTCTTCTTCCAGCGCACGCACTCCACCGGCAAGCTGCCCACGCCCAACCTGGAGAAGGAGGAGTTCGGCGCCGCCACGGTGAAGGACCTCACCTGGAAGAACGGCCTGGACCTGTACTCCTGTACGGAGTGCGGCCGGTGCCAGACGCACTGTCCCACGTACATCACGGGCAAGCCGCTCACGCACAAGGGCGTGAACCAGGACCTGAAGCACTGGATCTGGGACAACGAGCGCTGGGTGGAGGAGGGCTACGGCCCCAGCGGCGCGAAGGAGCCCCTGCCTGAGATTGTCGGCACCGCGCTGAAGGCGGAGACGGTGTGGGCGTGCACGAGCTGCGGCTGGTGCGAGCAGGCCTGCCCGGTGTTCATCGAGAACGTCCCGCGCCTCATCGACATGCGCCGCTACCAGGTGCAGGTGAAGGCGGAGTTCCCGCCCGAAATCCAGCGCGTGTTCGAGGGCATGGAGCGCCAGGGCAACCCCTGGGGCCTGGGCCAGGACCGGCGCGACGAGTGGGCGGAGGACCTGGCGCTGCCCACCTGGGGTGACGGCGGCGAGTACGAGTACCTGTTCTTCGTGGGCTGCGCGGGCAGCTACGACGACAAGCAGAAGAAGGTGAGCCGCGCGCTGGTGAAGATCATGCGCGAGGCGGGCGTGTCCTTCGCGACGCTGTCCAAGCAGGAGATGTGCAACGGCGACTCCGCGCGCCGCATGGGCAACGAGTACCTGTACCAGACGCTGGCCAAGACGAACGTCGAGTCCTGGAACGCGATGGGCGTGAAGGCGGTCATCACGCAGTGCCCGCACTGCTTCAACACCATCAAGAACGAGTACCCGGAGTTCGGCGGCGAGTACCGCGTCATCAACCACACGCAGCTCATCAACGAGCTGCTCAAGGACAAGCGCATCAAGCTGTCCTCGGTGATGAACGCCGGAACGAAGCTGACCTACCACGACCCCTGCTACCTGGGCCGGCACAACGGCGTGTACGACGCGCCCCGTGAAGTGCTCCAGAGCATCCCGGGCCTCGAGGTGGTGGAGATGCAGCGCAGCAAGCGCGAGGGCTTCTGCTGCGGCGCCGGCGGCGGCCGGATGTGGATGGAGGAGCACATCGGCACGCGCATCAACCACAACCGCATGAACGAGGCGGCCCTCACGCTGAAGCACGCGGAGGATCCGAACACGCCCTTCCCCGACGCCACGGACAAGAAGAAGCCGGGCATGGTGGGCGACTACAAGGAGCCGGGCGGCAAGGGCATCGTCGCGGTGGCCTGCCCGTTCTGCTCCACGATGCTCAACGACGCGAAGAACGACACCGGCCGCGAGCAGATCCAGATCAAGGACATCACCGAGCTGGTCGCTGACTCGATGGAGGTCAGCAGCAACAAGGGCGGCACGGTGGCGCCCAGCCCCGTGGTGAGCGCCAAGCCGGAGTAG
- a CDS encoding glycosyltransferase family 87 protein, with protein sequence MSTAEPIRHRASLKVEWALLLVLAVAAVAVGQHPRRGADFRVYLTAAERFRDGTDLYRAEDGTMPFKYAPVTAPLFLPFTVVPPRAAVALWNLGSVLALGAVSALTRRAMPKGGEATPWPWAPVLATAVLLPAFSFEIFYGQVDAVLLWLLVLAAVGAERGRAWGPGAAFAVACLLKPPAALVGLFFLARRHWRVVGTTALFGVLLVLPTLGRYGWTGTLSQLRDWTETLARTTPPWALGHNPQGLPTLLLSLVLPPESLPPPGAMTVAQAVALALFVGALVWARPGPVELLAFCCLGVTLLSPLAWRANYLLAWPVIRAALEGRSRLGQVCVASVAFIGMAVSDAVLGAEPARRVLLFRPFAVAYSALLSALLWQTRRHGTPTAVISDESVTKLPPGFLIARGP encoded by the coding sequence ATGAGCACCGCTGAGCCCATCCGTCACCGTGCATCCCTGAAGGTGGAGTGGGCGCTGCTGCTGGTGCTCGCCGTGGCGGCGGTGGCGGTGGGGCAGCATCCCCGGCGCGGCGCGGACTTCCGCGTCTACCTCACCGCCGCCGAGCGCTTCCGCGACGGAACGGACCTCTACCGCGCCGAGGACGGCACCATGCCGTTCAAGTACGCGCCCGTCACCGCGCCCCTGTTCCTGCCCTTCACCGTCGTGCCGCCGCGCGCGGCCGTGGCGCTGTGGAACCTGGGCTCCGTGCTCGCGCTCGGCGCCGTGTCCGCGCTCACGCGCCGCGCGATGCCGAAGGGCGGAGAGGCGACGCCGTGGCCGTGGGCGCCGGTGCTCGCCACCGCCGTGCTGCTGCCCGCGTTCTCCTTCGAAATCTTCTACGGCCAGGTGGACGCCGTGCTGCTGTGGCTGCTGGTGCTCGCGGCCGTGGGCGCGGAGCGGGGCCGGGCGTGGGGCCCGGGCGCGGCCTTCGCCGTCGCGTGTCTGCTCAAGCCCCCGGCCGCGCTCGTGGGGCTGTTCTTCCTGGCGCGCCGGCACTGGCGCGTGGTGGGCACCACCGCCCTCTTCGGCGTCCTGCTGGTGCTGCCCACGCTGGGCCGCTACGGGTGGACGGGCACGCTGTCACAGCTGCGTGACTGGACGGAGACCCTCGCGCGCACCACGCCGCCTTGGGCGCTGGGCCACAACCCGCAGGGCCTGCCCACGCTGCTGCTGTCGCTGGTGCTCCCACCGGAGTCGCTGCCGCCCCCGGGCGCGATGACCGTCGCGCAGGCCGTGGCGCTGGCGCTGTTCGTCGGCGCGCTCGTGTGGGCGCGTCCCGGCCCGGTGGAGCTGCTCGCGTTCTGCTGCCTGGGCGTGACGCTCTTGTCACCCCTGGCGTGGCGCGCGAACTACCTGCTCGCGTGGCCGGTGATCCGCGCGGCGCTGGAGGGGCGCTCGCGCCTGGGCCAGGTATGCGTGGCGAGCGTGGCCTTCATCGGCATGGCCGTGTCGGACGCGGTGCTGGGCGCGGAGCCTGCCCGGCGCGTGCTGCTCTTCCGGCCGTTCGCCGTGGCGTACTCGGCGCTGCTGAGCGCGCTGTTGTGGCAGACGCGACGTCACGGAACGCCCACAGCGGTTATCTCCGACGAGTCCGTGACGAAGCTCCCCCCCGGCTTCCTGATTGCTCGCGGACCGTGA
- a CDS encoding ankyrin repeat domain-containing protein yields MSLFDAVAAGDRAALSAQLDAGADPNPFDAEGRTPLMVAARAGRDDLVSVLLEAGADPTLPDAVGETPYVSAAAYGHVQVCALLSPHATADEKDMARTLLKNQGLDEIPARPSRPSEVPPGGFRRKLASAGAYVAGKLGDDGATKRLERVLRSEGNAPKGRK; encoded by the coding sequence GTGTCCCTGTTCGATGCCGTCGCCGCGGGTGACCGCGCCGCCCTGAGCGCCCAGCTCGACGCGGGGGCGGACCCCAACCCCTTCGACGCGGAAGGGCGCACGCCGCTGATGGTGGCCGCGCGCGCGGGCCGTGATGACCTGGTGAGCGTGCTGCTGGAGGCCGGCGCGGACCCCACGCTGCCGGACGCCGTGGGCGAGACGCCCTACGTCTCCGCCGCCGCCTACGGCCACGTCCAGGTCTGCGCGCTCCTGTCCCCTCACGCCACCGCGGACGAGAAGGACATGGCGCGCACGCTGCTCAAGAACCAGGGCCTCGATGAGATCCCCGCGCGCCCCTCGCGCCCGTCCGAGGTCCCGCCCGGCGGCTTCCGCCGCAAGCTCGCCTCCGCCGGCGCCTACGTCGCGGGCAAGCTGGGCGACGACGGCGCCACGAAGCGCCTGGAGCGCGTGCTGCGCTCGGAGGGCAACGCCCCCAAGGGCCGCAAGTAG
- a CDS encoding DUF3592 domain-containing protein: protein MLPMNAMLLVVFFVGAPLWLLARMLLQYRLTVKLREEGLHAYGEVVSVRRSLLDWKDNIVEYVFPLPEGGEIQGEYRERRWGLFGGRQSSVGDALEVHYLPDNPHRHQRVGTEPGPLMVVSSLFGAGVFLVLAAIVVMNAPVKKAPAPRGGPTPAGRLRNPDAPRTHGKPIPSRAP from the coding sequence ATGCTCCCCATGAACGCGATGCTGCTGGTGGTGTTCTTCGTGGGAGCGCCGCTGTGGCTGTTGGCGCGGATGCTGCTTCAGTACCGGCTCACCGTGAAGCTGCGCGAGGAGGGCCTGCACGCCTACGGCGAGGTGGTCTCCGTCCGCCGCAGCCTGTTGGATTGGAAGGACAACATCGTGGAGTACGTCTTCCCGCTTCCGGAGGGCGGAGAGATCCAGGGCGAGTACCGGGAACGACGGTGGGGGCTGTTCGGAGGGAGGCAGAGCTCCGTGGGAGACGCCCTGGAGGTCCACTACCTGCCGGACAACCCCCACCGGCACCAGCGCGTGGGCACGGAGCCCGGGCCGCTCATGGTCGTGAGCAGCCTGTTCGGCGCGGGCGTGTTCCTGGTCCTGGCGGCCATCGTGGTGATGAACGCGCCCGTGAAGAAGGCCCCTGCGCCGCGCGGCGGGCCCACGCCCGCGGGCAGGCTGCGGAACCCCGACGCGCCGCGGACGCACGGGAAACCGATTCCATCGAGGGCGCCATGA
- a CDS encoding NAD(P)/FAD-dependent oxidoreductase: MAETFDVVVIGAGPAGENAGARAAAGGLKVALVEHELLGGECSYWACMPSKALLHPGETLWLAKHTPGVRELIQAPLKADAVLKHRDQMVSGYDDKSQVKWAEGAKLTVMRGHGRLTGPRKVSVTGKDGKVRELEAKKAVVVATGSKPRLPDIPGLKESKPWDNREGTGAKAVPGRLVVLGGGVEAVELAQAWRELGSEVTLVQRGPRVLKRFEPFVGEQVAQALRDSGVRVLLETQATKVQRSGEKGEYTITLTGGDTLRADALLVAMGRTARTDDLGVDTVGLKPGASIEVDDQLRAKDVDGGWLYACGDANGRNLLTHMGKYQARLLGDVLLGKPVKAWADAKATPQVVFTHPQVGSVGLTEEKARKAGVPVKTVQYELGDVAGASVMGQDLKGTAKLVVDEKRRVIVGATFTGPGVGEMIHAATIAVAGEVPLDTLWHAVPSYPTVSEVWLRLLETYGL, encoded by the coding sequence ATGGCCGAGACTTTCGACGTGGTGGTGATTGGGGCGGGTCCCGCGGGCGAGAACGCGGGCGCGCGCGCGGCGGCGGGGGGCTTGAAGGTCGCGCTGGTGGAGCACGAGCTCCTGGGCGGCGAGTGTTCCTACTGGGCCTGCATGCCCAGCAAGGCGCTGTTGCACCCCGGCGAGACGCTGTGGCTCGCGAAGCACACGCCCGGCGTGCGCGAGCTCATCCAGGCGCCCCTGAAAGCGGACGCCGTGCTCAAGCACCGCGACCAGATGGTGTCCGGCTACGACGACAAGTCCCAGGTGAAGTGGGCCGAGGGCGCGAAGCTCACCGTGATGCGCGGCCACGGCCGGCTCACCGGCCCGCGCAAGGTGTCCGTCACGGGCAAGGACGGCAAGGTGCGCGAGCTGGAGGCGAAGAAGGCCGTCGTCGTCGCCACGGGCAGCAAGCCGCGCCTGCCGGACATCCCGGGCCTGAAGGAGTCCAAGCCCTGGGACAACCGCGAGGGCACCGGCGCCAAGGCCGTGCCGGGCCGGCTGGTGGTGCTGGGCGGCGGCGTGGAGGCGGTGGAGCTGGCGCAGGCGTGGCGCGAGCTGGGCTCGGAGGTGACGCTGGTGCAGCGCGGGCCTCGCGTGCTCAAGCGCTTCGAGCCCTTCGTGGGCGAGCAGGTGGCCCAGGCGCTGCGCGACTCCGGCGTGCGGGTGCTGCTGGAGACGCAGGCCACCAAGGTGCAGCGCTCCGGCGAGAAGGGCGAGTACACCATCACGCTGACCGGCGGCGACACGCTGCGCGCCGACGCGCTGCTCGTCGCCATGGGCCGCACCGCGCGCACGGACGACCTGGGCGTGGACACGGTGGGGCTCAAGCCCGGCGCGTCCATCGAGGTGGATGATCAGCTGCGCGCGAAGGACGTGGACGGCGGCTGGCTGTATGCCTGCGGCGACGCGAACGGCCGCAACCTGCTCACGCACATGGGCAAGTACCAGGCGCGCCTGCTGGGCGACGTCCTCCTGGGCAAGCCCGTGAAGGCGTGGGCGGACGCGAAGGCCACGCCCCAGGTCGTCTTCACGCACCCGCAGGTGGGCAGCGTGGGGCTCACCGAGGAGAAGGCGCGCAAGGCGGGCGTGCCGGTGAAGACCGTGCAGTACGAGCTGGGTGACGTGGCCGGCGCGTCCGTCATGGGCCAGGACCTGAAGGGCACGGCCAAGCTGGTGGTGGACGAGAAGCGCCGGGTCATCGTGGGCGCGACGTTCACCGGGCCGGGCGTGGGGGAGATGATCCACGCGGCCACCATCGCCGTCGCGGGCGAGGTGCCGCTGGACACGCTCTGGCACGCGGTGCCGTCGTACCCCACCGTGAGCGAGGTGTGGCTGCGGCTCCTGGAGACCTACGGGCTGTGA